The Argiope bruennichi chromosome 9, qqArgBrue1.1, whole genome shotgun sequence genome contains a region encoding:
- the LOC129984700 gene encoding cuticle protein 10.9-like isoform X1, whose amino-acid sequence MLFKGLLLLSIAAVALAQYGHGYGAPAPAYGHNDYAQPIPYQYGFDIVGGDHHTGDFKQTRQEQGDGHGNVQGSYSYVDAHGISRQVDYVADGHGFRAQIKTNEPGTDNQSPADVELHAQPAQVHAPAPAYGYSAPAPRRHH is encoded by the exons ATGCTGTTTAAG GGTCTTCTTCTCCTTTCCATCGCCGCTGTAGCCTTGGCTCAGTACGGACACGGATACGGTGCTCCTGCTCCCGCATACGGTCACAATGACTAT GCTCAACCCATCCCCTACCAATATGGCTTCGACATCGTAGGAGGAGATCACCACACCGGAGACTTCAAACAGACCCGACAAGAGCAAGGTGATGGACACGGCAATGTCCAAGGAAGCTACAGCTACGTCGATGCTCACGGAATCTCCCGACAGGTCGACTACGTCGCTGACGGACACGGATTCAGAGCTCAAATCAAAACCAACGAACCTGGAACTGACAACCAGAGCCCCGCTGATGTTGAGCTCCACGCCCAACCCGCCCAGGTCCATGCCCCAGCACCCGCTTACGGATATTCAGCCCCAGCTCCCCGACGACACCACTAA
- the LOC129984700 gene encoding cuticle protein 10.9-like isoform X2, with protein MAQYGHGYGAPAYGHNDYAQPIPYQYGYDIAGDHGEFKQTRQEQGDGHGNVQGSYSYVDAHGISRQVDYVADGHGFRAQVKTNEPGTDNQSPADVELHAQPAQVHAPAPAYGYSAPAPRRHY; from the exons ATGGCTCAATACGGACACGGATATGGTGCCCCTGCCTATGGCCACAATGACTAC GCCCAACCCATCCCCTACCAATACGGATACGACATCGCCGGTGACCACGGTGAATTCAAGCAGACCCGACAAGAACAAGGTGACGGACACGGCAATGTCCAAGGAAGCTACAGCTACGTAGATGCCCATGGAATCTCCCGACAGGTCGACTACGTCGCTGACGGACACGGATTCAGAGCTCAAGTCAAAACCAACGAACCTGGAACTGACAACCAAAGCCCCGCCGATGTTGAGCTCCACGCCCAACCCGCCCAGGTCCATGCCCCAGCACCCGCTTACGGATATTCTGCCCCAGCTCCCCGACGACACTACTAA
- the LOC129984853 gene encoding cuticle protein 16.8-like has protein sequence MCVDSARIEDVQWCTIARHYATPDKDCSATKSVDFFYVGGMIDSSSLFPGEDSGLLLLSIAAVALAQYGHGYGAPAYGHNDYAQPIPFQYGYDIAGDHGEFKQTRQEHGDGNGNVQGSYGYVDAHGISRQVDYVADGHGFRAQIRTNEPGTESQNPANVELHAQPAQVHAPAPAYGYAAPAPRRHY, from the exons atgtgcgtTGACAGtgcccgcatcgaagacgtgcagtggtgtacgattGCCCGACATTATGCCACACCAGACAAGGATTGCTCTGCCActaaatctgtcgatttcttttacgtaggagggatgatagatAGCTCCTCACTCTTTCCAGGTGAAGATTCG GGTCTTCTTCTCCTTTCCATCGCCGCTGTAGCCTTGGCTCAGTACGGACACGGATATGGTGCTCCAGCATACGGTCACAACGACTAT gCCCAACCCATCCCCTTCCAATACGGATACGACATCGCCGGTGACCACGGTGAATTCAAGCAGACCCGACAAGAGCATGGAGATGGAAACGGCAATGTCCAGGGAAGCTACGGATACGTTGACGCCCACGGAATCTCCCGACAGGTCGACTACGTCGCTGACGGACACGGATTCAGAGCCCAGATCAGAACCAACGAGCCTGGAACCGAAAGCCAGAACCCCGCTAATGTTGAGCTCCACGCCCAACCCGCCCAGGTCCATGCCCCAGCACCCGCTTATGGATATGCTGCCCCAGCTCCCCGACGACACTACTAG